From the ANME-2 cluster archaeon genome, one window contains:
- a CDS encoding HEPN domain-containing protein: MTIDKRRKRTDAWLDEAIYDFDTCNELHKLGRFNWVCNCCQQVAEKSIKSLFLLNGIDYPWTHSTVDLLDELNETLSIENKEFIALRHCASELDPHYIETRYPDAISGTQAPYKYYDNQRSAQCLENAGRILEWVRKQIQ; the protein is encoded by the coding sequence ATGACAATTGATAAACGCAGAAAAAGGACTGATGCATGGCTTGATGAAGCAATATATGATTTTGATACTTGTAATGAACTTCATAAGCTCGGGAGATTTAATTGGGTATGTAACTGCTGCCAGCAGGTGGCAGAAAAATCCATTAAATCTTTATTCCTCTTAAATGGTATTGATTATCCATGGACACATAGTACTGTCGATTTGCTGGATGAATTAAATGAGACGTTGTCGATTGAAAATAAGGAATTTATTGCTTTGAGACATTGTGCAAGTGAGCTTGATCCGCATTATATTGAGACTCGCTATCCTGATGCAATTAGCGGCACTCAAGCACCGTATAAATACTACGATAACCAGCGAAGTGCACAGTGTCTGGAAAATGCTGGGAGGATACTTGAATGGGTGAGGAAACAGATTCAATAA
- a CDS encoding nucleotidyltransferase domain-containing protein, translated as MGEETDSIIGQVIAYCKRVNQNFKLKRVILFGSMSRGDFYPHSDIDLLLISDEFPDDWFNRQAELYFLKTKRIEPIGYTTDEIQNMLKEGNNFIENVLREGRDIELF; from the coding sequence ATGGGTGAGGAAACAGATTCAATAATCGGGCAGGTAATCGCATATTGCAAAAGGGTAAATCAAAATTTTAAATTAAAGAGGGTTATATTGTTTGGATCAATGAGCAGGGGTGATTTTTATCCTCATAGTGATATTGATCTTTTACTGATATCTGACGAGTTTCCAGATGACTGGTTTAACAGACAGGCCGAACTTTATTTTTTAAAAACTAAACGAATAGAGCCAATTGGATATACCACAGATGAAATTCAAAATATGTTAAAGGAGGGGAATAATTTCATCGAAAATGTTTTGCGTGAAGGGAGGGATATTGAATTATTCTAA
- a CDS encoding HEPN domain-containing protein, translating into MPDKTKWVNEWKQKAENDLRTAEIVLSTENPPTDAICFHAQQCAEKYL; encoded by the coding sequence ATGCCGGATAAGACAAAATGGGTGAATGAATGGAAACAAAAGGCTGAAAATGATCTAAGGACAGCAGAAATCGTTTTATCAACTGAGAATCCTCCCACTGATGCGATATGTTTTCATGCGCAGCAGTGTGCTGAAAAATACTTATAA
- a CDS encoding nucleotidyltransferase domain-containing protein has product MTLDEAKIKEISDIIVKKVRPKKIYLFGSHAKGTARPESDLDLLIIADMPGPKNKRSLAVRRLFPNRDFSLDVFVYHEDEYNEEVGIANTLATTVAREGKIIYAG; this is encoded by the coding sequence ATGACACTTGATGAGGCTAAGATAAAAGAGATCTCTGATATAATCGTAAAAAAGGTTCGTCCAAAAAAGATATACCTCTTCGGTTCCCATGCAAAAGGAACAGCCAGACCGGAAAGTGACCTTGACCTGCTAATCATTGCAGATATGCCAGGTCCAAAAAACAAGCGGAGTCTTGCAGTCCGGCGTCTTTTCCCGAACAGGGATTTCTCTCTCGATGTTTTTGTTTATCATGAAGATGAATATAATGAAGAAGTTGGCATTGCCAATACGCTTGCTACCACAGTAGCGAGGGAGGGGAAGATCATTTATGCCGGATAA